The following proteins are co-located in the Rippkaea orientalis PCC 8801 genome:
- a CDS encoding DUF7219 family protein — protein MKAFNNSSQHNFLCPLTRYYGKFTPNTFIFNANLQDFACRVNYISNLHTGGKLSSEEAYQQVEVLWKQLTTAKKTMISLDGDD, from the coding sequence ATGAAAGCTTTCAATAACTCTAGCCAACACAATTTTCTTTGCCCTTTAACCCGTTATTATGGTAAATTTACCCCAAATACCTTTATCTTTAATGCTAACTTACAAGATTTTGCCTGTAGAGTCAATTATATTTCCAATCTCCACACAGGAGGTAAGCTGTCCTCAGAAGAAGCCTATCAGCAAGTTGAAGTGTTATGGAAACAGTTAACAACCGCAAAAAAAACGATGATCTCTTTGGATGGGGATGATTGA
- a CDS encoding glycosyltransferase family 9 protein gives MRILALVPGGIGDQILFFPTLETLKTQYPKATIDVIVEPRAKAAYRVCPIVHEVLAFDYRDRNGLADYLNLLGIIRDREYDIALSLGQRWTIEMLLWLNGIPLRVGYQSSTAWFLSNPVPLKSSQYTPEIFHDILTGLRIQNPCPPVKIALPKEDIDWAEAEQKRLDLKETGYILIYPFQSPNPKNSYPVGLWQKVIANIQAKQPNLPIVLLQDANNVEKVALMLENTPNLKVTEPGDVGKFAAMIAAANLMLCTDNEALPVAIAVGTYTIALFGPTDPTQSIPPGSDRYLGIQSTSDNVADIDPETILQKMWQK, from the coding sequence ATGCGAATACTAGCCCTGGTTCCTGGGGGAATTGGCGACCAAATCTTGTTTTTTCCTACCCTAGAAACACTCAAAACCCAATACCCGAAAGCCACGATTGACGTAATTGTGGAACCCCGCGCTAAAGCAGCTTATCGGGTGTGTCCCATCGTTCACGAAGTCCTGGCCTTTGATTATAGAGATCGCAATGGATTAGCTGATTATTTAAACTTATTAGGCATTATCCGCGATCGCGAATATGATATAGCCCTCAGTTTAGGGCAACGCTGGACAATAGAAATGCTACTTTGGTTAAACGGTATTCCGCTACGAGTTGGTTATCAATCTTCAACTGCGTGGTTTCTGTCTAACCCGGTTCCCCTCAAAAGCTCACAGTATACCCCGGAGATTTTCCACGATATCCTAACGGGTTTAAGGATTCAAAACCCTTGTCCTCCAGTTAAAATTGCGCTCCCGAAAGAAGATATTGATTGGGCTGAAGCTGAACAAAAACGCCTGGATCTCAAAGAAACAGGCTATATTTTGATTTATCCTTTCCAGTCTCCCAATCCCAAAAATAGCTACCCTGTGGGACTATGGCAGAAAGTCATTGCCAATATTCAAGCAAAACAGCCAAACCTGCCCATCGTTTTGCTTCAAGATGCCAATAATGTTGAAAAAGTGGCTCTGATGCTGGAAAATACCCCTAACCTGAAGGTGACTGAACCAGGGGATGTGGGAAAATTTGCGGCTATGATCGCTGCGGCGAATTTGATGCTGTGCACGGATAACGAAGCCCTTCCTGTGGCGATCGCGGTCGGAACCTATACTATAGCCCTCTTTGGTCCGACTGATCCGACTCAGAGCATTCCACCAGGCAGCGATCGCTATTTAGGGATTCAATCTACCAGCGACAATGTAGCAGATATTGACCCTGAAACCATTCTACAAAAAATGTGGCAAAAATAG
- a CDS encoding DUF4276 family protein → MIRLHIIGEGQTEETFVRNILSEHLGNFNISTDVRCVETSRKRNKIYRGGLLDYEKAKQDIQRWMKEDDNLDTRFTTMFDLYALPNNFPYFNESKQQTDPYQKVKQLEKAFKEDIADDRFIPYIQLHEFEALILSNPSKFDSCFEEEYSSQIKELVSLCQSYASPELINDDPNTAPSKRIKTLISRYNKVSDGSLIAQEIGLPTIRDKCSHFDEWVRTLETLR, encoded by the coding sequence ATGATTCGATTACATATTATTGGTGAAGGACAAACCGAAGAAACATTTGTGCGAAATATTTTAAGCGAACATTTAGGTAACTTTAATATTTCTACTGATGTTCGCTGTGTCGAAACTAGCAGAAAACGCAATAAGATTTATCGAGGTGGACTGTTAGACTATGAGAAAGCTAAACAAGATATTCAACGCTGGATGAAAGAAGATGATAATTTAGATACTCGTTTTACAACTATGTTTGATTTATATGCTTTGCCGAATAATTTTCCATACTTTAATGAAAGTAAACAACAAACTGATCCCTATCAAAAAGTTAAGCAACTTGAAAAAGCGTTTAAAGAAGATATAGCAGATGATCGATTTATTCCTTATATACAACTCCATGAATTTGAAGCATTAATTTTATCAAATCCTTCTAAGTTTGACAGTTGTTTTGAAGAAGAATATTCTAGTCAAATAAAAGAATTAGTCAGCTTATGTCAGTCTTATGCTTCTCCTGAATTAATTAATGATGATCCTAATACAGCACCATCCAAACGGATTAAAACATTAATTTCAAGATATAATAAAGTTTCTGATGGTTCATTAATTGCTCAAGAAATTGGTTTACCAACTATTCGAGATAAATGTTCTCATTTTGATGAATGGGTAAGAACTCTTGAAACTCTGCGTTAG
- a CDS encoding AAA family ATPase, which yields MLRKIELKGYKSIKDLTLELDKINILIGANGSGKSNFISFFKLLRWMMQTPGQFQYFVGKSGGANSLLFDGAEVTPQLTASLEFETEVGSNEYCMRLSHAASDTFIFVEEKYRFSRNTYDNKASWKELDAGHKESKLIDVAQGVDKTAQTILFLLQNCVVYQFHNTSETARIRQRWDIEDNRYLREDGANLASFLLRIRESNYKVYSRIVQTIRLIAPFFLDFVLEPVANSVILQWREQGTDLIFSSHQASDGTLRTMALVALLLQPEQDLPSVIILDEPELGLHPYAINIVAGLLQSISHKTQIIMATQSAMLIDCFEPEDIIIVERRDRQSRFWRQNSEQLKDWLQEYSLSELWDKNVIGGRPSK from the coding sequence ATGCTTAGGAAAATTGAGTTAAAGGGCTATAAATCCATTAAAGATCTAACATTAGAGTTAGACAAAATTAATATTTTAATTGGAGCTAATGGCTCAGGTAAATCGAATTTTATTTCTTTTTTCAAACTCCTAAGATGGATGATGCAAACCCCTGGACAATTTCAGTATTTTGTTGGTAAATCTGGTGGAGCAAATTCATTGCTTTTTGATGGGGCTGAAGTTACGCCTCAGTTAACAGCTTCTTTGGAATTTGAAACAGAAGTAGGAAGTAATGAATATTGTATGAGACTGTCTCATGCAGCATCAGATACTTTTATCTTTGTTGAAGAAAAATATCGATTTTCTCGAAATACTTATGACAATAAAGCGTCTTGGAAAGAACTTGATGCTGGTCATAAAGAATCTAAACTGATTGATGTCGCTCAAGGAGTAGATAAAACGGCTCAAACGATCCTTTTTCTCCTGCAAAATTGTGTTGTTTATCAATTTCACAATACATCAGAAACAGCCAGAATTAGACAAAGATGGGATATAGAAGATAATCGATATTTGAGAGAAGATGGAGCTAATTTAGCATCTTTTCTCTTAAGAATCCGTGAGTCTAATTATAAAGTTTATTCAAGAATTGTTCAAACAATACGTCTTATTGCTCCTTTTTTTCTCGATTTTGTGTTAGAACCTGTTGCTAATTCAGTTATTTTACAATGGCGAGAACAAGGGACAGATTTAATTTTTAGTTCTCATCAAGCATCCGATGGAACCTTAAGAACAATGGCATTAGTGGCTTTATTATTACAACCTGAACAGGATCTTCCCAGTGTCATAATATTAGATGAACCCGAACTAGGATTACATCCTTACGCAATTAATATTGTGGCAGGATTATTACAAAGTATTTCTCACAAAACACAAATTATTATGGCTACACAGTCAGCTATGCTGATTGATTGTTTTGAGCCTGAAGATATTATTATTGTGGAACGGAGAGATCGTCAATCGCGTTTTTGGAGACAAAATAGTGAACAATTAAAAGATTGGCTTCAAGAATATTCATTATCCGAATTATGGGATAAAAATGTCATCGGAGGAAGGCCTAGTAAATGA
- a CDS encoding DUF423 domain-containing protein: MIRIFLLIGSILAGLAVAGGAFASHALKNQLSDRALEIWETGIKYQMYHALALLFVALLLKSQENPPLPIVIAGFSFIIGIIIFSGSLYGLSLTGIKWLGAITPIGGVGFLIGWASLAIAVISKQ; encoded by the coding sequence ATGATTAGAATTTTTCTCTTAATTGGCTCAATTTTAGCTGGATTAGCTGTAGCAGGAGGGGCTTTTGCCAGCCATGCGTTAAAAAATCAATTGAGCGATCGCGCCCTAGAAATCTGGGAAACAGGCATTAAATATCAAATGTACCATGCTCTGGCCTTACTATTCGTTGCCTTACTGTTGAAGAGCCAAGAAAATCCCCCTTTACCGATAGTAATCGCTGGATTTAGCTTTATCATTGGCATTATCATCTTTTCAGGCAGTCTCTATGGACTCAGTTTAACCGGGATTAAGTGGTTAGGGGCAATTACCCCCATCGGAGGAGTCGGATTTTTGATCGGTTGGGCAAGTTTAGCGATCGCAGTCATCAGTAAACAGTAA
- a CDS encoding UDP-sulfoquinovose synthase translates to MKVLVIGGDGYCGWATALYLSNKGYEVGILDNLSRRYWDSQLGVDTLTPIAPIQKRIQRWKDLTGNNIDLFVGDITDYSFLSQAIRQFEPGAIVHFGEQRSAPYSMIDREHAVFTQVNNVVGTLNILYAMKEDFPDCHLVKLGTMGEYGTPNIDIEEGYITIEHNGRKDTLPYPKQPGSFYHLSKVHDSHNIHFACKIWGLRATDLNQGVVYGVLTDETGMDEMLINRLDYDGVFGTALNRFCIQAAIGHPLTVYGKGGQTRGFLDIRDTVRCIEIAINNPAESGKFRVFNQFTELFSIEDLALMVKKAGNSLGLNVEINHLENPRIELEEHYFNAKNTNLLDLGLQPHYLSDSLLDSLLNFAEKYKDRVDQEQILPKVSWRRS, encoded by the coding sequence ATGAAAGTTCTGGTTATTGGCGGTGACGGTTATTGCGGTTGGGCAACCGCCCTCTATCTTTCCAACAAAGGCTATGAAGTTGGGATTCTCGATAATTTAAGTCGGCGATATTGGGATAGTCAACTAGGGGTAGATACCCTAACTCCCATTGCCCCTATTCAAAAGCGTATCCAACGCTGGAAGGATCTGACAGGCAATAATATTGATCTGTTTGTTGGCGATATTACGGATTATAGTTTTTTAAGTCAAGCTATACGTCAGTTTGAACCCGGGGCGATCGTTCATTTCGGAGAACAGCGATCGGCTCCCTATTCAATGATAGATCGAGAACACGCTGTTTTTACCCAAGTTAACAACGTGGTAGGAACCCTGAACATTCTTTATGCGATGAAAGAAGACTTCCCCGACTGTCACCTCGTCAAACTGGGGACAATGGGAGAATATGGAACTCCCAACATCGATATCGAAGAAGGGTACATCACTATTGAACACAATGGACGCAAAGATACCTTACCCTATCCTAAACAACCGGGTAGTTTCTATCACTTGAGTAAAGTCCACGATAGCCACAATATCCATTTTGCGTGCAAAATTTGGGGTCTACGGGCAACCGATTTGAACCAAGGGGTGGTTTACGGGGTACTCACCGATGAGACGGGGATGGATGAGATGTTAATCAACCGTCTCGACTACGATGGAGTTTTCGGAACCGCGTTAAACCGTTTTTGTATTCAAGCTGCCATTGGACATCCTTTAACCGTGTACGGTAAAGGGGGACAAACCAGAGGCTTTTTGGATATTCGGGATACGGTACGATGTATCGAAATTGCGATCAATAACCCGGCTGAATCAGGTAAATTCCGAGTCTTTAACCAGTTTACCGAATTGTTTAGTATTGAGGATTTAGCCCTAATGGTGAAAAAAGCGGGTAATTCTTTGGGATTGAATGTTGAAATCAATCACTTAGAAAATCCTCGCATTGAGTTAGAAGAACACTACTTCAACGCTAAAAATACTAATTTACTCGATTTAGGATTACAACCTCACTATCTATCTGATTCTCTCCTCGATTCTTTATTGAATTTTGCTGAGAAGTACAAAGATCGTGTTGATCAAGAACAAATTTTACCCAAGGTATCTTGGCGTAGAAGCTAA
- a CDS encoding AAA family ATPase yields MKIDQLEVENFRGFKKEVFKLSEQFTVFIGDNCTGKTAVLDALAIGIGSLFLGFTNVDSRHIKDDEVHRISYIKGETYTLEAQYPVRISCRWFLDNNYTDLLSNILFISWSRELTKKGGRTTRTDATDLINFSKKLQQKVDQGEDIILPVIAYYGTARLWVQKKQKAVETLKPGSRMRGYIDCLDSASNEKLMLRWFKTMEIAEIQRKEPIKVLRAVKEAVANCVDYWNTVSYDILQDDLIITSKNGESLPFRMLSDGVRNMLAMVADIAYRSAVLNPHLEERAAIETPGIVLIDEIDLHLHPKWQRKVVNDLRNTFPKIQFIATTHSPFIIQSLKDGELINLDKPEEIEEYENKSIEDIGENVMGIENIQRSEKYQEMMRVAEEYYKVLQEAKSADSQQIKQLKQKLDELIEPYSDQVAYHAFLKMERQAAGLGDSQQ; encoded by the coding sequence ATGAAAATTGATCAACTTGAAGTAGAAAATTTTAGAGGATTTAAAAAAGAAGTTTTCAAATTATCAGAGCAATTTACTGTATTTATTGGAGATAATTGTACAGGAAAAACTGCTGTATTGGATGCTTTAGCTATTGGTATTGGTAGTTTATTTTTAGGTTTTACTAATGTTGATTCTCGTCACATTAAAGATGATGAAGTTCATAGAATTAGTTACATAAAAGGTGAAACATATACCCTAGAAGCCCAATATCCTGTGAGAATTTCATGCCGATGGTTTCTTGACAATAACTATACTGATTTATTGAGTAATATTCTTTTTATTTCTTGGTCAAGAGAATTGACAAAAAAAGGTGGAAGAACCACAAGAACAGATGCAACTGATCTAATTAATTTCTCTAAAAAACTACAACAAAAAGTTGATCAAGGAGAAGATATCATTCTTCCAGTAATTGCTTATTATGGAACAGCAAGACTATGGGTGCAAAAAAAACAGAAAGCAGTAGAAACTTTAAAACCTGGATCGAGAATGAGAGGTTATATTGATTGTTTAGATTCTGCATCTAATGAAAAATTGATGTTACGTTGGTTTAAAACAATGGAAATTGCTGAAATACAAAGAAAAGAACCAATCAAAGTTTTGAGAGCAGTCAAAGAAGCCGTTGCTAATTGTGTTGATTATTGGAATACTGTTAGTTATGATATATTACAAGATGATTTAATTATTACCTCAAAAAATGGTGAATCTCTCCCTTTTAGAATGTTAAGTGATGGAGTTCGTAATATGTTAGCAATGGTCGCTGATATTGCTTATCGATCAGCAGTCTTAAATCCTCACCTAGAAGAAAGAGCAGCAATAGAAACTCCTGGTATTGTTTTAATAGATGAAATCGATTTACATCTACATCCAAAATGGCAACGAAAAGTTGTTAATGATTTACGAAATACCTTTCCTAAGATACAATTTATTGCGACAACTCATTCTCCTTTTATTATACAATCTCTCAAAGATGGAGAATTAATTAACTTAGATAAACCTGAAGAAATAGAAGAATATGAAAACAAGAGTATTGAAGATATTGGAGAAAATGTAATGGGAATTGAAAATATACAAAGAAGTGAAAAGTATCAAGAAATGATGCGAGTTGCAGAAGAATATTATAAGGTTCTTCAAGAAGCAAAAAGTGCTGATTCTCAACAAATTAAGCAATTAAAACAGAAACTAGATGAATTAATTGAACCCTATAGTGATCAAGTTGCTTATCATGCTTTTTTAAAGATGGAACGTCAAGCAGCAGGTTTAGGAGATAGTCAACAATGA
- a CDS encoding HNH endonuclease, which yields MRPVIRGEVKDKNTDFTKYEDAKPYLIKNIGEYCSYCERRVTNLLAVEHIQPKEHYPELELVWGNFLLACTNCNSIKGQKNINLSDYFWCNRDNTFRVFTYFDGVVNINNQLTLIEQNIGKKTIDLIGLDRVPGHRKYSNKDTRWQKRRDIWGKAQRSYDNLQNNNTEELRQTIVDLALESGFWSIWMTVFNDDKDMLKRFIEAFPGTCQNCFDQDFNAVPRPGGIV from the coding sequence ATGAGACCAGTTATTCGAGGAGAAGTAAAAGACAAAAATACAGATTTTACAAAGTACGAAGACGCTAAACCTTATTTGATCAAAAATATAGGGGAATACTGTTCTTATTGTGAGAGAAGAGTCACTAATCTGTTGGCTGTAGAACATATTCAACCGAAAGAACATTATCCTGAACTAGAATTAGTTTGGGGCAATTTTCTACTAGCTTGTACAAATTGTAATTCCATTAAAGGGCAAAAGAACATTAATTTATCTGATTATTTTTGGTGTAATCGTGACAATACATTTCGTGTTTTTACTTACTTTGATGGTGTCGTAAATATTAATAATCAATTAACTTTAATAGAGCAAAATATAGGAAAAAAAACAATTGATTTAATCGGACTTGATAGAGTACCAGGACATCGTAAGTATTCAAACAAAGATACAAGATGGCAAAAACGTCGAGATATATGGGGTAAGGCTCAAAGATCTTATGATAATCTTCAAAACAATAATACTGAAGAACTACGACAAACTATTGTTGATCTGGCTTTAGAAAGTGGATTTTGGTCAATTTGGATGACAGTATTTAATGATGATAAAGATATGCTTAAAAGATTTATCGAAGCTTTTCCAGGGACTTGTCAAAACTGCTTCGATCAAGATTTTAATGCTGTTCCTCGTCCTGGGGGTATTGTATAA
- the carB gene encoding carbamoyl-phosphate synthase large subunit has translation MPRRNDLKKILILGAGPIVIGQACEFDYSGTQACKALREEGYEVVLVNSNPASIMTDPEMANRTYIEPLTPDMVAKVIAKERPDALLPTMGGQTALNVAVALAKNGVLDEYNVELIGAKLPAIEKAEDRNLFKEAMAKIGVPVCPSGIANTLKEAQMIAEQIGSYPLIIRPAFTLGGTGGGIAYNQEEFEEMAQFGIDSSPVSQILVEKSLLGWKEYELEVMRDLADNVVIICSIENFDPMGVHTGDSITVAPAQTLTDKEYQRLRDYSQAIIREIGVETGGSNIQFSVNPVNGDVIVIEMNPRVSRSSALASKATGFPIAKMAAKLAVGYTLNEIKNDITKQTPASFEPTIDYVVTKIPRFAFEKFPGSQPILTTQMKSVGEAMAIGRTFCESFQKALRSLETGRYGFGCDRKETLPSLSQVKASLRTPNPERVYSIYHAMRLGMTVEEIYELTGIDIWFLDKLQEIIQSEKFLKQTPLNQISLQQMRFVKQQGFSDRQIAFATKTTEDEVRSYRKSLGIIPVYKVVDTCAAEFEAFTPYFYSTYEPSETEVTPTDKPKVMILGGGPNRIGQGIEFDYCCCHAAFSLSDAGYETIMVNSNPETVSTDYDTSDRLYFEPLTKEDVLNIIETENPVGVIIQFGGQTPLKLAVPLQTYLDSPNCPVQTKIWGTSPDSIDTAEDRERFEKILHDLEIKQPANGISRSYEESVAVASRIGYPVVVRPSYVLGGRAMEIVYSDEELERYMIYAVQVEPDHPILIDKFLENAIEVDVDALCDMTGKVVIGGIMEHIEQAGVHSGDSACSLPFTTLSPHVINTIRNWTTHLANSLQVIGLMNIQYAVQGEQVYILEANPRASRTVPYVSKATGRPLAKIASLVMSGKTLEELGVTDELIPHHIAVKEAVLPFQKFPGADTLLGPEMRSTGEVMGIDSDFGKAFAKAEIAAGVDLATTGTVFVSMSDRDKILTVPVVKDLVSLGFKVVATSGTQKVLEDNGIEGVEVVLKLHEGRPHVIDWIKNKQIQFIINTPSGEESQVDGRLIRRTALDYKLPIITTIAGAKATVAAIRSLQTQPLEVKALQDYLS, from the coding sequence ATGCCACGCCGCAACGACCTAAAGAAAATCTTAATTTTGGGTGCAGGCCCCATTGTTATTGGACAAGCTTGCGAATTTGACTATTCGGGTACTCAAGCTTGCAAAGCATTACGAGAAGAAGGCTATGAGGTAGTATTGGTCAACTCTAACCCTGCATCTATTATGACCGATCCCGAAATGGCTAACCGCACCTATATCGAACCCCTCACCCCCGATATGGTTGCAAAAGTCATCGCTAAAGAACGTCCCGATGCGTTATTACCGACGATGGGGGGACAAACAGCGTTAAACGTAGCGGTTGCACTGGCTAAAAACGGCGTTTTAGACGAATATAACGTAGAATTGATCGGTGCAAAACTCCCCGCGATCGAAAAAGCTGAAGATCGCAACCTTTTCAAAGAAGCGATGGCTAAAATTGGGGTTCCCGTCTGTCCTTCAGGTATTGCCAATACCCTCAAAGAAGCGCAGATGATCGCTGAGCAAATTGGCTCCTATCCTTTGATTATACGTCCTGCGTTCACCTTGGGAGGAACGGGGGGAGGTATTGCCTATAACCAAGAAGAATTTGAGGAAATGGCTCAATTTGGTATTGATTCCTCTCCCGTTTCGCAAATTTTAGTCGAAAAATCTCTATTAGGGTGGAAAGAATACGAATTAGAGGTGATGCGGGACTTAGCAGATAATGTGGTTATTATCTGTTCTATCGAAAACTTTGACCCCATGGGAGTTCATACGGGGGACTCTATTACGGTAGCACCTGCTCAAACCTTAACAGATAAGGAATATCAACGCTTACGAGACTATTCTCAGGCAATTATCCGCGAAATTGGCGTAGAAACGGGAGGATCGAATATTCAATTTTCCGTTAACCCCGTCAATGGGGATGTCATTGTTATTGAAATGAACCCCCGTGTGTCCCGTTCTTCTGCATTAGCATCCAAAGCAACAGGGTTCCCCATTGCCAAAATGGCCGCTAAACTGGCAGTAGGCTACACCCTCAACGAAATTAAGAACGATATCACCAAACAAACCCCCGCGTCTTTTGAACCCACTATCGACTATGTGGTGACGAAAATACCCCGTTTTGCCTTTGAAAAATTCCCAGGATCTCAACCTATTTTAACCACCCAGATGAAGTCCGTCGGGGAAGCAATGGCCATCGGACGGACGTTTTGCGAATCTTTCCAAAAAGCTTTAAGATCCTTAGAGACGGGACGCTATGGCTTTGGCTGCGATCGCAAGGAAACCCTACCCTCTCTGTCTCAAGTTAAAGCAAGTTTACGCACCCCTAACCCTGAACGGGTGTATAGTATTTACCATGCGATGCGACTGGGGATGACAGTCGAGGAAATTTACGAATTAACGGGGATAGATATCTGGTTTTTGGATAAATTACAGGAAATTATTCAAAGCGAGAAATTCCTCAAGCAAACTCCCTTAAACCAAATTAGTCTTCAACAGATGCGTTTTGTTAAACAACAGGGGTTTAGCGATCGCCAAATTGCCTTTGCAACCAAAACCACCGAAGATGAAGTTAGAAGCTACCGCAAAAGTTTAGGCATCATCCCAGTGTACAAGGTTGTCGATACTTGCGCGGCAGAATTTGAAGCCTTTACCCCCTATTTCTATTCCACCTACGAACCCTCGGAAACCGAAGTTACTCCCACGGATAAACCCAAAGTCATGATTTTAGGAGGAGGTCCTAACCGTATTGGACAGGGGATCGAATTTGACTACTGTTGCTGTCATGCGGCCTTCTCTCTTAGCGATGCAGGGTATGAGACAATTATGGTCAATTCTAACCCTGAAACCGTGTCTACGGACTACGATACCAGCGATCGCCTCTACTTTGAACCCCTGACCAAAGAAGATGTCTTGAACATCATCGAAACGGAGAACCCTGTGGGGGTTATCATTCAATTTGGAGGTCAAACTCCCCTAAAATTAGCCGTTCCCTTACAAACCTACCTCGATAGTCCCAACTGTCCCGTTCAAACAAAAATTTGGGGAACTTCTCCCGACTCCATCGATACCGCAGAAGATCGGGAACGCTTTGAAAAGATTTTACACGATCTTGAGATTAAACAACCTGCTAACGGTATTTCTCGTAGTTATGAGGAGTCCGTCGCGGTTGCTTCTCGTATTGGCTATCCCGTGGTGGTTCGTCCGTCCTATGTGTTGGGGGGACGCGCGATGGAAATTGTCTATTCTGATGAAGAATTAGAACGCTACATGATCTATGCGGTACAGGTAGAACCCGACCATCCTATTTTAATCGATAAGTTCCTCGAAAATGCGATCGAAGTCGATGTCGATGCGCTGTGTGATATGACGGGAAAAGTGGTTATTGGTGGCATTATGGAACATATTGAACAAGCAGGGGTTCACTCTGGTGACTCGGCCTGTTCTCTTCCGTTTACAACTCTATCTCCCCACGTTATTAATACGATTCGCAATTGGACAACTCATCTGGCCAATAGTTTACAAGTTATTGGGTTGATGAACATTCAATACGCGGTTCAAGGGGAACAAGTTTACATCTTAGAAGCAAACCCTCGCGCATCCCGAACGGTTCCCTATGTCTCCAAAGCAACGGGACGACCCTTAGCGAAAATTGCTTCGTTGGTGATGTCAGGAAAAACCCTCGAAGAATTGGGAGTGACTGATGAATTGATCCCCCATCATATTGCCGTAAAAGAAGCGGTTTTACCCTTCCAAAAGTTCCCTGGTGCAGATACTTTACTCGGTCCCGAAATGCGTTCTACAGGGGAAGTTATGGGGATAGATAGCGACTTTGGTAAGGCATTTGCTAAGGCAGAAATTGCCGCAGGAGTTGATTTAGCGACAACAGGAACGGTCTTTGTTTCGATGAGTGATCGGGATAAAATTTTAACGGTTCCAGTGGTAAAAGATCTGGTTTCTTTAGGGTTTAAAGTTGTGGCAACTTCGGGAACTCAAAAGGTCTTAGAGGACAATGGAATAGAGGGAGTTGAAGTGGTTTTAAAACTCCATGAAGGTCGTCCCCATGTGATAGATTGGATCAAAAATAAACAGATCCAATTTATTATTAATACTCCCAGTGGGGAAGAATCACAAGTGGATGGTCGCCTAATTCGACGCACTGCGTTAGACTATAAACTGCCGATTATTACGACTATAGCAGGGGCAAAAGCAACGGTCGCAGCCATTCGATCTTTGCAAACTCAACCCTTAGAAGTTAAAGCGTTACAGGATTATCTTTCCTAA